The window CGGTGGGAAGTTGAGAATACGGCTGAGACCCATTGGTATTTCCTTTCCTATTAAAGGGTTTGGATATGATAATCATGATAACCATCAAACCATTCGAGCAACAAAGTTTGGAGGAAAGTACTTACAGTACAAAGAAGAGTTTTTCGTTAATGCCCGAGATACAGGCTGCAATGCAAAGAGTCATGAGACCCCCTCCCATCCAGACATGCTGGGGTTTCAGCAGTTTACGCAATGAATCAGGGCACCACGGAAAGAGGAAGACAGCCATCCCTGCAGCCCACTGGATTGAcaaagagataaaaaaaaaaaactgttgtgaAAAGAACAATATTGTCATTGTCCCATGAAACGCACACAAATCCAGTCAacatttttgtacttttttcagCATAAAGTTgttaattcatttcaattcaattaagGGGTAATAATGCGCCTTTAGCAGAGGTGGCCCACATCCTAGCGAGCTGCTTAATGGGGGCAAAAAATTACATATTTTGACTTAGGCCACTATTTTAAGAGGGTGACAAcataaagaatacatttaaCACATTCAGGTAACAGTGTACATGCCATGTTTGTGTACCGTAAGtttcgcaccataaggcgcacctaaaagcctttaatttccTCAAAAACTGAAGGTGGGCCTTTTAATAAGGTgcaccttttgtgtggaccgaCTTCCAAATTCTGTAAATGTTGTGTGGCGGCAAGGACGTAAGATGTAGACCCGATGAAGCGATCAGAGGACATTAGGTTGTACgtaaaatatgtaaaatgaTCAGAGGACTGTACGTAACACGCAGAGTACGCACCTTCAccgccattgataaataaatactatcggTTCGTGCAAAACTAACAGCATGaggaccctctaaaatggcGTCGACAAAGAGACACGCTTACGAGGCACAATTCaagctttctggaaagccgGGATCATTGCCGAAGAGCAACGTGGCAACGACGAGACAGTGACGAGAGGGTACTTGTCACGTTTAATGGCGACCTTGCGCAAAACTGggtacagaagatgaggactttGATGGATTTGCGATGAACATCGTTTAACTAGAATGTTGAGTACAGTAGTTTAACTAGAATGTTGAGTACAGTAGAGTACGCGGTTAAATactagaataaagtacaaccgaTCTGTCTTTCgcccgtttttttttggggtttttgttTACGGTAAGTCATGCATGCGTCCTATAATGTGGTGCACCCTACGTGTGGATTAAGAACCGAAAAGCCCGTGCAATTGAGTCTGCGCCTTTTAACCTTGTGGtgtgaaaaatacggtacatggaGTTGTACCTGTGTGGCAAAGAGAGCTGTAGTGGTGATTCCAATCCAGCTGTGCAGGGAGTATAAATTGGGGATTTTCGAGGCATTGTGATTGCCAAAAACAGCACAAAGTCCAATAACTGAAAGTATCACCGCGATGAGCATCAGTGCGGCATGCAGCAGCTTCCGAGGAAGTTTATTTGCTCCCCAATTCAGGGGGACACGGTACAACACAGCTCCTGCAGGGAAGAGCATTTTAGGTTCTATTAAAGAAGTCACCTTCAATGTCCATTGCCTGTCAGGGCTCAGTGCAAGCGCAGCTTCAATAGCACATGATGGCAATATGATTGAACGAGGCTTGTTCTCAGAAAAGGTGGTCCGCCCCGGGCTGTGGATGGTAACCCAATTggagtcaatattttttttccctctaaaATCAATCACCAGATTTCCAATATCGGAGACATaatgcagaaataaaataaataacctaaGGGAGTTTTTTGAACTCTGAATAATACAAACCAGAATGTAGCATCAGATaagctgtttttcttttttcacagtAATGCTACAGTTTGTGTCTGACTTTATATCTGTTTTCTATCCCCAAGGTTATCTGGTGatcatttcaccaaaaaaagaaacataaaaAGAATACTATATTCAGGGCACTGCAATGATTTTGTTTGAATATTGAGAGTATATAAGCAATTCTAACCTAAGGGATGGTAAGCCAATAGTGCGGTTGTTCCCCGAAGAATTCCTGTCATGAtattcatccatctatccCACCCAAACCCATCAGCCCGCCGGTCCAATCCATTCATCCTGACAAAATATAATCACACAACTATGTTTTGTGGTCTCATTTTCTTGCAATATGGACTCAAACGGCCTATTTTCCTCAGATATTGTTTACAACCAGAGACGTACGAGACGGTCAGAAAACTAGTCAGTATCTGCTGTGACCACTCTGCCTCACACAGCGCAACACATCTCGTTCGCATAGAGTTATCAGTTGTGCCAGCCATCTACAGTCATCACCTCATGTTGCAGCCTGATAAACGCACGGCTCCTTGTTGCCAAGATCTGTGTATAAGTCCTGGCAGCTGAAAACATCCTCGTTTTTGCATACTCACTGGGCATGTAGTGCGTCTGGGATgcgtgaataaataataatgtgtcTTGACTATTGTGTATATACAGTAATAACTTATTTATCACGGATAATTGGTTTCAAAAActacccgcgataagtgaaatccgcaaagtacggtcaccgacaagaagtactgggcagggagttagcggaaagatgctaagtcgcgatcgtgctaataCGCgtaaacggacttctaaaggaatttaaacgaacatttggagcaatactacattgtcctaaaggttagacacatttcctcaatttagaagttttattttgacttttaaatgttttattaatctggaaagaaaatccgcgatgtagtgaagcagcgataaacgaaacgcgaagtagcgagggatcactgtatagtCTGTCTGATTAAAGATGAGAGTCaagaaatagaaatgaaaCATTGTATGCCCTCAGTTGGGAAGAATAAAATCATATTCACCATTGCCGTACAGCACCAGCATGCCCGTTACCATCAGGACCGGGTGCCAGTTGAACTGACGGGAAGAGCCGTCCCAGGCGAAACCACCACGCCACTGGCTgttccacaaacacacgcacaccacgCAGGCCAGGCCCAAGCCCAAGCTCAGAAAGTACCATATGTGGAAGGAGGTATTGGTCATCATCCTGGAGACACTTGAACACTGAGagacaacaaaaatagaattgtGAAAATGTTGCCACACTTTGCGCAATCTTGTCAAATGTGAatgtaatcataataataataaacatatagCCAAATCAATTAGCACTACCtttacgttttatttttatttaaaaactccACAGTTGCTATTTGATGGATGTTTATTCACAAGACTTACCTTGTAAGGAGCTGCTTTGAAACAGTGATCAAACCTACTACAGTGCACaactaaaataaatcatttcctGCACTCATGATCGCTGGTTAATGTTTGATCACCCACGTGCTACAGTTTGCTCTCACTTGGCTTTTTCTGCATATAGTAGTTTCAGTTTCACGCTCGGCCGTGTTGAAGTGGCGAAGTGGGAAGTAATCAGAGGTTCGTGAAGAGTCTGCGGTAGAAACGCCAACCTaaatcataaaacaaaaaagggggTGGGGAAGGGTACATGCAAACGAGTTTGACAAAGCGATTTACTTTCGTCAATATCGCAGACTATGTATGGTTTCTTTTTGAACAGTGTAATGTGAAAACAAGTAACGCTTAACGAACTTTTTTCGAAGtcattatatttacgtattgcTCGCACTCGAACGACTGCACAATAATATCCAAATAGTATATATATGCGTACTGGAGATAATCTCTGAAAGACAAACCGCAAACTCGAAATTGAGACTGTTTACCAACTCGCAACCAGTTCCTTATTGGTCGCGCAAAGAATCTTGGGAGTGACTTGCTATCAGTCTATGCCACCTTAACCCGAGAgctctgcctgcctgccttttgTTTAAAAGATACGAGAAGGGttatgtcaagtcaagtcaagtcaagtcaagtcaagtttatatagccctaaatcacaagcagtctcaaagggcttcacatatacaaaacaaatggacaattattctcaaagcatcccctgatcttaagctcccattTATGCTATAAATCAGGTGGCAAACGTATAAAAAATACCCGCTAGGTTGCATTGTGCTGTACTTGAATTTTTACATATGTAACACTTGAACATTGCACTCTCTAGCCATTAGAGGCGCCATGGAGACTTACAATTCTGATTCACTTGTGATGTATTTATGCCGTTTACCTTGCATTACAGTGTTCTATGACTTCACACATGTACAGTCTTCACTCCAGCAATTCATAGGGGAACAAATATATAACGTGGGTAGAAAGTATATATTATGTAATGAAATCCAATAGGATTcattcatgtttaaaaaaatgctttacaaAACACgtaaatatatttcatatttccCACCAAAACAATTTACTctttattgttattaaaatgtaattgatgGCAGACAGGTGTTTTTTGGTTGACAGGGACAGTTGTCATGGATGGTCCTAAAAGGTCACAATGTCGCATGTACTTGTCACAATCTTCCACTAGAGGTCATAATTTATACCTAAAATGTCACATCTAATCCCCAATCCAAATTGATTATGTATATTGTATACAATATATTGGGAGGATTAAAATGAAGTAAATGGTGTCCGGAAGGGGTCACATTCATTTGTCCGAACGAGCGTGTGGTAAAATGTCATAATTAAGGATGATGTATATCCAACTGTGCCCAGCAAAATAACAGCACAAATTAATAAGTGCGGACTTTGGAGTGAGAAAAATACTCGCTAAACAGAACCGGAAACCATAAACAGAAATTTTGCTATGGTGGATGTCATCCCAGGAGTGTCCTATAAGCTTCAacatgtaaatataaatattacatttcacAACACCGTCTTGAGTTTTGATTTTGACATCTGtacagccatccatccattatctgtatcgcttgtccccacgggtgtcacgggcgtgctggagcctatcccagccgtcatcgggcagtggGTGGGGGActccctgaactggttgccagccaatagcagggcacacagagagatGAACAACTATCCACACTCACACTTACGGGCAATTTGAGGTGTTCAATCGGCCTActaagcatgttttggggatgtgggaggaaactagaggacccggagaaaacctacgcaggcacggggagaacatgcaaactccacacagggaaggCCGGAGGTGAAATTGAACCCACAcactctgaactgtgaggtggacgcgTTAACCAGGTCTGCACAACCAATCTtctcaaaattacattttagtaGATCTCATTTTAGTAgatttcttattttctttcttgtatCTTCCATATAGCCAATTCAGAAATATGAAGttaaaactgaaaatgacctACTGAAAATCTTAAGTCCTTCTCATTCACTTACTAGAAAACCAACCTTGCTAATGTCACAGAATCCGGCCCCGTCCCTCGACATCGAGCCAAAATGCAGCACAGCACTTTCGGTTCCGACAGGTGAATCTTCCTGAAGCCCTCAGGAGTATTGTCCAAgtccaatgatttctcctttGAGATCAGGCCCATCCTCTCTGTGTTTTAACAAGTCCAGATATGGTTCAAGGAATTCTCCTTTGACGTAAGGCCCACCCCTCTGCGGTTTAGTACAAGACCCCAGCTCGAACATAGAAGCATTTCCTGTGACGCACATACATACTACATTCAAACATTCctttgtaataaaataaatgtgacaaTGTCATATGATTCGTTCTGgttcaaatacaaaaattcggattctttgtttgttatttatggGCAGTTCGTAATTCAGTTCACTACTGATTCATGAGCGGCCCTGTTTACATAATCAGGACTGAAGGGAacatatttgtaattttttttaaatgttcccATTGTTTGAATTTATGGCTGGTCCAGGTTGAAATGACGAAAGCCACTTGAGCATAAAAGACGTTTTGGCACATTCTCATAAGGAATTGGGAGAGTATGAAATTGGCTTTTAGGTGGAAAACACCTGCAAGCTTCTTTTCACAGATAAGATCAACTCAAACAAAAGTTCTTTCACACCCACGcaccgtctctctctctctctctctctctctctctctctctctctctctctctctctctctctctctctctctctctctctctctctctctctctctccctctctctctctcgcactctctctctctttctctcacacacacacacgcacacacacgttaaGGGGAGACTATGCAAAACGATTATGCGACTACCTTATAAATGTTCATTGAGTTTCAGAATGTTTCATATTTTCTGCCTCCAGACGATATCATGTAATCTATTTTATAAATGGTCATTGAGTTTCAGAATGTCTAATATTTTCATGCTTAGCGCATGTCAAGCGCAAAGTGCAGTCTAACTGTGTGCATGATCGGAGTTTCCTTTTTTGGGAGGGTGGTATTTGCGGAGGAGGAGTGCGGGAAGTGTGCGAGCAGACTTGAGTGTAACAAGCTTTAGAAAAGTGTGTTAAAATAAAGAGAGGACTGCAGTACAATCCCT is drawn from Syngnathus acus chromosome 9, fSynAcu1.2, whole genome shotgun sequence and contains these coding sequences:
- the LOC119127492 gene encoding cytochrome b ascorbate-dependent protein 3, giving the protein MMTNTSFHIWYFLSLGLGLACVVCVCLWNSQWRGGFAWDGSSRQFNWHPVLMVTGMLVLYGNGAVLYRVPLNWGANKLPRKLLHAALMLIAVILSVIGLCAVFGNHNASKIPNLYSLHSWIGITTTALFATQWAAGMAVFLFPWCPDSLRKLLKPQHVWMGGGLMTLCIAACISGINEKLFFVLKGNTNGSQPYSQLPTEALLGNSLGVLIVAFGLVVLKILSTHEWQWPESQPANLTYAPLLDEENT